In the genome of Nonomuraea sp. NBC_00507, the window CCAGGGCCTACGGCCAGGCCGTAGGCGGCCAACGGCAGGCAGGCATGCCGTCCTCAATGCCCTCGGCGTATCCATTCCTGCACGTGAGGCTGCTCGGCGCCGATCGTGGTGTCGGGTCCGTGGCCGGTGTGCACGATCGTCTCGAGCTGCAGGACGAGCAGTCTGTCGCGGATCGAGGCGATGATCGTCTCGAACGACGAGTATGAGCGCCCGGTCGCGCCCGGCCCTCCCTGAAAGAGGGTGTCCCCGGTGAAGACGGCGCCAAGGTCGGGCACGTGGAAGGAGCAGGCGCCGGGAGCGTGGCCCGGTGTGTGGAGCACGCGCACTTCCGTGCCCGCCACCGCGATGATGAGAACCGAGGCGCCGATCACCCCGGTGATGCCCAGCTCATCCATGATGTCGGAGACCACGCTGGTGGCGTCGGCGATGCCCTTGAATCCCTCGATCAGGCCCTGGAGCGGCCGCGGGGTGCGCAGGAGACGAATCCGC includes:
- a CDS encoding MBL fold metallo-hydrolase, which gives rise to MIDAPAEDVLPKLTGKISPERIRLLRTPRPLQGLIEGFKGIADATSVVSDIMDELGITGVIGASVLIIAVAGTEVRVLHTPGHAPGACSFHVPDLGAVFTGDTLFQGGPGATGRSYSSFETIIASIRDRLLVLQLETIVHTGHGPDTTIGAEQPHVQEWIRRGH